TAATACCACGGTCTAAATCCTGAATCGCACCCGCAAAAATTTCAGGAGCAGAAATAGTACTGCTGTCAATCAGAATAACGACCGGTAATTTTTCGAACCTCCCTGATGGAGAAGACCTGTATCTGATATTAAACTGTGGGTCTTTACCTTTAGTAATAATAATATCATCCCCGTCGGAAATAAACTCGTCAGCAAACATATAAGTCTGGTCAATCAAGCCACCCGGATTGCCCCTGAAATCAATAATCAGGCTCTCCATACCACGTTCAGAAAGCATACTTAGTGAATCAAGTACTTCGTAGTATGTTGAATTCATAAAACGATTAACAGCAATGTAACCGATTGAAGTTCCATCAATCATATATGAAGCATCAACACTATTTAGAGGCAAGCGAACTTTTCTCAATCTGAAATTCTTTATTTCATTTGTTCCGGCTTTAATAATATCAAAAACTAAGGGGGTATTTTTATCACCTTTGAACATTTTCTCTACTTTGAATTTGTCCATAGCAATAATTTTATTATCGTTTATCCTGAGAATTTTATCGCCAATTCTTAAGCCGGCGATTTCTGCCGGTGAATTTGGGGCAATATTAACAATTTGAAGAGTATCATTTATCCAAATAGAGCTAAAACCAACACCGTAAAATGAGCCTGAGCGATTGTTTGCAATATCTTCAAGTTCTTCATTGGTGAAATAATACGAATAAGGGTCTAATTCTTTTAAAAGACCCCTGATAGCTGCATCTACAAGTTTTTTTGATTCGACATTATCAACATGACTACCACTTGCAGCTTTTATTACTTCATTAATCTTCTCTATTTGGTTATCAATCTCATCTTTTGATAAAACAGTATCAAATCCGAGTATAAATATAATCAGAATAATTGAATTTCTATATGTTTTCCATGATAGCATAAATACTGCAGAACTCCATAAATCATTACTATAAACGATTTATCGGGAGTTTTAATATTGAATAAATTACATTATTCTGAATTGTGGAAAAATAATTGCAGTTTCGTTTTAAAATACCCCAAAAAAAGAAGAGCAGGCACTGCAAGGGAATAATGGGGTTGGAGGGATAGATTGTGCCTGCTCCGATAGCATATACAAAAGTAATAAAATTTTATGAAATAACAATATAAGAATTTAAAAATTTCTTAAAATTATCAATTTCTTTTTTAAGAACGCTCGCAGGAGCAAAAACTTTAAAGTAATAGGGACCATCTTCAGACTTGACAATTGCAGCTAAAACCATATAGTCAGGTGTTGGTGTGGTCTCTTCAGACATAGGGAAATGCTTGACTCCATATACTCCCTGCAAAGTAATCATAGTTACGTTTCCGCCGACAAGTTCTTCTTCTTTAGAATCCTGCAATTCAGCAAATTCGTTTTTCCATCTGTCAATATTTTCTTTTACCATATCCTGCTGACCAAAAAAGAATCCAACCACCTTATGTTCAGAATTATTTTTTAAACTGTATTGAACAATACGCATTGATGAACTCGGCTTTTCTCTGAGCCATCCTTCTGGAGTTTTTAGCTGAATATTTGACAATTTCAATATTGGGTCTTCAGGGTCAAAATCAGGTGCATCATCAGACAATTCAGATAGTGCGTCCATTCCTGACATTGGTGGATGACCTGCCGGAAGTTCGCTCATCGGATCTACTTCGGGTTGCTTTTGTTCAACTTTATCAGCACACGAAATGGTAATAAAAATTACCAATAATAATAATATGTATTTATTCATCAATAATCAAAAATTGTTTGTAAAAAATATTATAATTCAATAACGAATGAAAATAATTATATTTTTAAATATTTTTCAACACCTATTCAGTCCTTGTCTTTGCAAGAATTTCTTTAAGTTTCATTATTAATGGAATTGCCATCGGGTCTTGCTTATTAAGAACAGCAAGATAGTAAGAAGCCCAATCTCCTAAATGTATTAAATCAAATAACCGGCTTAAGAAGTGCTCTCCTATCCCATAAAACTCATCAACTTCAAGTCCCATACTTGTAAAAATTTCTTTAATCGCTTCGAGTCTGACTTTAATTCTGGAATTTACCGATTTATCACGAAGCAGAATTATCCTGAATCTTGAAATCATATCTTGAGGCAATACCCAACCACTAATTTCGTTATGATTCATTTCCGGTAAAACATTTCCAAAGCAAAGTGACTTGGCATTTTCATTGAACTGACCTCTCCATCTCATATTTACCGAATCAAGCAAACCAGCAGAGGAATAAACAACAGGAATCTGTCCAAAAAGATTATTAGCAAGCCTGAATGCAGGATTTGAATTTTCATGAGATGAATATCTTTCCGTTATTTTCTTAATATTATTGGATAATTCAGCAATTGAAAGTCGCATTTCATAATTAAACTCATCATTTACGAGATTATTATTTATAAATAAATAAAGTAGTCCGAAAAATGAATATGCAAGAGCGGCTCTTGGCTGAAATCCGGGTGGAATTTTGAGGAAGGGAATATCTTTTTCCCTGCAAATTTTTTCAAGTTTACCACCTGAAGTGATTGCAAATAGTTTGTCTGTTTTATCAATTGCTTTTTCGAATGCAGACAAAGTTTCCTCAGTATCGCCTGAGTATGAGCTTGCTATAACGAGTGTATTGTTATTAATGTATGTCGGAACATCATAGTTTCTGTTTATATTAATTCTTATACTTTCTCCTGTTGCCTGCTTGATGACGCTCTTTAACAAATCAGCACCAATAGCAGAACCACCCATTCCCAAAATCATAAATTCATCAGGATCTTCAGAGAATAAATCTTTGGCAATATTTGAACCAAGCTGGCATGCATGTTCTATCTGGGTTCCGAAATATAAAAGATTTGAATTCATAGAATTTAAATCATACTTTGTAAATTTGTTTTCCATAATTTATTTATTTTATTTAAAATATATTGTACCAAAAATGAGAAAGAATACCGGGAATAAGAATGATCATAAAGATAACACCCGCAAGAGCGCCCCAAAAATGAGCTTCATGGTTAATCATATCAAGCGATTTTTTTGCAGCAAAATAACTCCACAACAAATACAAAACTCCAAAGATGTACGCCGGAATTGGTATTGGAAGTGGCATAATCATCAATTTAGAATTTGGGGCAATTAAAATTGAGGCAAATACAACTCCGGATATTGCTCCACTTGCTCCAAGACTTCCATAATTATAATCGTCCTTCTTTTTTAGAATTGTACTTATCACACTTAATATCATACTTCCAAAATATATTATCAAAAAGTTTGGTGTTCCAATAGCTGCTTCAAGTTTGAATCCAAAAAAGAAGAAAGTGAACATATTAAAAAGAAGATGCATCAAGTCAGCATGTAAAAAACCGCTGGTTAGAACTAAATGATATTGTTTGTCATAATAAACCCTGCGAGGACTCAGTATCCATGCATGTAACAATCTGTGATTTTTATACAAAGTGTATAAGCTAATACTTATTGTAGCAATAAAAATCACAATTGCAGACGGTGTATTTGATATATCCATAAACTTTTTATTTATTTTTACGTTATATTAATAGTGAAACATATATTTTTAGAAATTATTTTAAAAGTAGAACTAATTTAGTTATAGATTAAATCAACATTTGTATGATGAAAAGATTACTCCTAATTTTTATATTACTGATATTTCGATTTTCTGTTATTAATGCACAGGAAAAAATCGAATGTGATGTTGATGACAATCTACTTTCAGTTAGCATAAAAAATATTACAGCAAACTGCTGCTCAGGATTTGATTCCGACTTCCATATCAACTATTCAAGCAGTTTGATAACAATAACTCTCACCGATACAACTTTACAGAAGTGTCGTTGTGAATGTAATTTTGATTTGTCAGTCAACATAGGACCAG
This is a stretch of genomic DNA from Ignavibacteriota bacterium. It encodes these proteins:
- a CDS encoding rhomboid family intramembrane serine protease encodes the protein MDISNTPSAIVIFIATISISLYTLYKNHRLLHAWILSPRRVYYDKQYHLVLTSGFLHADLMHLLFNMFTFFFFGFKLEAAIGTPNFLIIYFGSMILSVISTILKKKDDYNYGSLGASGAISGVVFASILIAPNSKLMIMPLPIPIPAYIFGVLYLLWSYFAAKKSLDMINHEAHFWGALAGVIFMIILIPGILSHFWYNIF
- a CDS encoding bifunctional phosphoglucose/phosphomannose isomerase; amino-acid sequence: MENKFTKYDLNSMNSNLLYFGTQIEHACQLGSNIAKDLFSEDPDEFMILGMGGSAIGADLLKSVIKQATGESIRININRNYDVPTYINNNTLVIASSYSGDTEETLSAFEKAIDKTDKLFAITSGGKLEKICREKDIPFLKIPPGFQPRAALAYSFFGLLYLFINNNLVNDEFNYEMRLSIAELSNNIKKITERYSSHENSNPAFRLANNLFGQIPVVYSSAGLLDSVNMRWRGQFNENAKSLCFGNVLPEMNHNEISGWVLPQDMISRFRIILLRDKSVNSRIKVRLEAIKEIFTSMGLEVDEFYGIGEHFLSRLFDLIHLGDWASYYLAVLNKQDPMAIPLIMKLKEILAKTRTE
- a CDS encoding PDZ domain-containing protein; this encodes MLSWKTYRNSIILIIFILGFDTVLSKDEIDNQIEKINEVIKAASGSHVDNVESKKLVDAAIRGLLKELDPYSYYFTNEELEDIANNRSGSFYGVGFSSIWINDTLQIVNIAPNSPAEIAGLRIGDKILRINDNKIIAMDKFKVEKMFKGDKNTPLVFDIIKAGTNEIKNFRLRKVRLPLNSVDASYMIDGTSIGYIAVNRFMNSTYYEVLDSLSMLSERGMESLIIDFRGNPGGLIDQTYMFADEFISDGDDIIITKGKDPQFNIRYRSSPSGRFEKLPVVILIDSSTISAPEIFAGAIQDLDRGIIVGKTSYGKGVVQNPIKLSDGSELWLTVAKYFTPSGRSIHKDTTKYGKAQSRFEDRLILKDGMIFSHSVEVEPDYIHGDSVPVFTSKKGRPIYGGGGITPDFYVEESSFSEFTQSLINKNILVKIALDIFISQGDSLIEKFYDDYQGFQNDFIINDDIKDKIRHLAEINKIDWENDKYIIDDELIKVSIKSIIAGMVWSNNEKYRILNSASNQFNKAVEVMPVAEKILDFRSE